The Nitrospirota bacterium genome includes a region encoding these proteins:
- a CDS encoding prepilin-type N-terminal cleavage/methylation domain-containing protein — MSKKGFTLLELLIAMAILSLITLIVGSSLGLGIRAWDKGEADIDNSQRLRFFSERLSQQIKSAYPYQIEIDGKKVVAFQGKSDSIWFVTPSDAGLKWVSYFVKDDALMLREGIIPDKKVLEKISVEGDVLDSKVSALKFEYFSSEEKEWKESWDSDKSLPGAVRVRVDKFQPFVMSIPSGLKDYEKK, encoded by the coding sequence GTGAGTAAAAAAGGCTTCACGCTCTTAGAACTCCTTATTGCCATGGCGATATTAAGTCTTATCACGCTCATAGTTGGAAGTAGTCTCGGCCTTGGCATCCGTGCATGGGACAAAGGAGAGGCAGATATAGATAATTCCCAGAGACTGAGGTTCTTCTCAGAGAGGCTAAGCCAGCAAATAAAATCTGCTTACCCGTATCAAATAGAAATAGATGGGAAAAAGGTAGTTGCCTTTCAGGGCAAATCTGATTCCATCTGGTTTGTTACACCATCCGATGCCGGGTTAAAATGGGTCTCCTATTTTGTAAAGGACGATGCCCTCATGCTAAGGGAAGGCATTATTCCTGATAAAAAAGTCTTAGAAAAAATTTCAGTAGAAGGGGATGTCCTCGACTCAAAGGTATCTGCGCTTAAATTTGAATACTTCTCCTCAGAAGAAAAAGAATGGAAGGAATCATGGGATTCAGACAAGTCCCTTCCAGGTGCAGTAAGAGTCAGGGTAGACAAATTTCAGCCCTTTGTAATGTCTATCCCATCAGGATTAAAGGATTATGAAAAGAAATAA
- a CDS encoding general secretion pathway protein GspK, with translation MKRNNEEGAALMLVLWVLVLLTAIVTEFAFSMRTEVNITRNFKEEEEAYYAALSGIEQAKAEIISAKEQMYLDEKGILMFGEKEKSPDREGRFGNTAYSYAIIDEDRKINLNSATPEQLRYILRYSGVEGTELDTIIDSIFDWRDADNLHRLNGAEEDYYQSLPKPYSCKDGPFDTVKELLLVKGITPEILYGSKNIESKYKGIAQYLTAKSSHMININTADRVVLEAKFGPAVAENIIMQRSAGPILNPMAGGIVRSTYFTVISTGSSNKIKRAIKALVLKKSEKTLEILYWNDNRVSS, from the coding sequence ATGAAAAGAAATAACGAAGAAGGCGCTGCCCTCATGCTTGTCCTGTGGGTGCTGGTTCTGCTTACAGCAATAGTTACAGAATTTGCCTTTTCCATGAGGACAGAAGTCAATATCACAAGGAACTTCAAGGAAGAAGAAGAGGCATATTATGCAGCCTTATCAGGGATTGAGCAGGCAAAGGCAGAGATCATCTCTGCAAAGGAGCAAATGTATCTTGATGAAAAGGGCATCCTGATGTTTGGAGAAAAGGAAAAAAGTCCTGACAGGGAAGGCAGATTCGGGAATACCGCATATTCCTATGCAATCATAGATGAAGACAGAAAGATAAACCTCAATTCTGCAACTCCCGAACAATTAAGATATATACTCAGGTATTCAGGTGTAGAAGGAACAGAGCTTGACACAATAATTGATTCCATTTTTGACTGGAGGGATGCAGACAACCTCCACAGGTTGAACGGAGCAGAAGAGGATTATTATCAGTCTCTGCCAAAACCATATAGCTGTAAAGACGGGCCTTTTGATACAGTTAAAGAACTTCTCCTTGTAAAAGGCATTACACCAGAAATTCTTTATGGCTCAAAAAACATAGAGTCAAAATATAAAGGCATTGCTCAATATCTTACTGCAAAGAGCTCTCACATGATTAATATAAATACTGCTGACAGGGTTGTGCTCGAGGCAAAGTTCGGGCCTGCCGTAGCAGAAAATATAATAATGCAGAGGAGCGCAGGGCCGATACTGAACCCGATGGCAGGCGGAATTGTTAGGTCCACATACTTTACTGTCATCTCCACAGGCAGTAGTAATAAAATTAAGAGGGCTATCAAGGCATTGGTCTTGAAAAAAAGCGAGAAGACTTTAGAAATCCTTTACTGGAATGATAACCGGGTGAGTTCGTGA
- the pilM gene encoding pilus assembly protein PilM, producing MNLIYFGQQWFKDKFFKSVLGIEFRDDSLVATCLKNTVSGIKLASSITLPFNKDLHEDAVSEIKKFISQHRINTKAVFVSIPKKWAIIKFMEVPAPEKDSLKGLMQYEVERHVPFQIENVFYDFHALGKNGNSYRIVLVAVQKEKMENIMEFLRKSSLKPQAINISSFCLLNAIELSGNRADRWQELLGLTRRSEIFGASEDVCISLFLRPGESDMAVIKGGSCMYLKDAAIDLDNSEVFLEELSHELNETLSGLSIKKIDRLILSGPGSTRQGLSQSVAEKFGIKVVAINPISKFSTSAKDAEMQELSPSLGACLSGFGLGNIKINILPHKQGAGERQIGPLITKISLPVILLLGLGILASGMSNEKKSLRLIEEGIKKNEPEMAAVEKLSAGLNELGKKKKFLLSVETDTVSKLDILAELTNVIPADAWITNLDYKESERKDNKYRGELVISGFAASSSKLISVLEDSLFFENVEFMGPITKSSGKEGFKIKAVVVKPAELVSASNKEKSQ from the coding sequence GTGAATTTAATTTATTTTGGGCAGCAATGGTTTAAGGATAAATTTTTCAAAAGCGTTTTGGGCATTGAGTTCAGGGATGACTCTTTAGTAGCCACATGTCTTAAAAACACTGTATCAGGGATAAAACTGGCCTCATCGATAACCCTTCCATTTAACAAGGACCTGCATGAAGATGCAGTTTCAGAGATAAAGAAATTTATCAGCCAGCACAGGATTAATACGAAAGCGGTATTTGTGAGTATTCCTAAGAAATGGGCAATCATCAAATTCATGGAGGTCCCGGCGCCAGAAAAAGATAGTCTTAAGGGACTAATGCAGTATGAGGTTGAGCGGCATGTACCCTTTCAAATAGAAAATGTATTTTATGACTTTCATGCCCTGGGCAAGAATGGCAATAGTTACAGGATTGTGCTTGTGGCTGTTCAGAAAGAGAAAATGGAAAATATAATGGAGTTCCTGAGGAAGAGCTCTCTTAAGCCTCAGGCTATTAATATCTCCTCATTTTGCCTCCTTAATGCAATAGAGTTAAGCGGAAACAGGGCAGATAGATGGCAGGAGCTCTTAGGATTAACAAGAAGGTCAGAGATATTCGGGGCCAGTGAGGATGTATGCATCTCTCTTTTTTTAAGGCCAGGAGAATCTGACATGGCAGTAATAAAAGGAGGCTCCTGCATGTATCTTAAAGATGCTGCCATTGACCTGGATAATTCAGAGGTCTTTTTAGAGGAGCTTTCCCACGAATTAAACGAAACCCTTTCAGGGCTTTCAATAAAGAAGATTGATAGATTAATACTCTCAGGCCCTGGTTCTACGAGGCAGGGGCTTTCCCAATCTGTAGCAGAAAAATTTGGCATAAAAGTAGTAGCTATCAACCCAATCTCAAAATTTTCTACCAGTGCAAAAGACGCTGAAATGCAGGAACTATCTCCATCTCTCGGCGCCTGCCTCTCAGGTTTTGGCCTTGGAAATATAAAGATAAATATCCTTCCCCATAAGCAGGGGGCAGGAGAGAGGCAAATCGGCCCTTTAATTACAAAAATATCCCTGCCTGTTATTCTACTTCTCGGCCTCGGCATACTGGCATCAGGGATGTCCAATGAGAAAAAGTCTCTCAGGCTAATTGAGGAGGGAATTAAAAAGAATGAGCCAGAAATGGCAGCAGTCGAAAAACTCTCAGCAGGGCTTAATGAGCTCGGCAAAAAAAAGAAATTTCTTCTTAGCGTGGAGACTGATACCGTCAGCAAACTCGATATACTTGCTGAGCTGACGAATGTAATACCTGCCGATGCCTGGATTACAAACCTTGATTATAAAGAGTCAGAAAGAAAGGACAACAAGTACAGGGGAGAGCTTGTGATAAGTGGATTTGCTGCATCATCCTCAAAGCTTATCTCAGTGCTTGAGGATTCTCTGTTTTTTGAAAATGTGGAGTTTATGGGGCCTATTACAAAGAGCAGTGGGAAAGAGGGATTTAAAATCAAGGCAGTGGTTGTCAAACCTGCTGAACTTGTTTCAGCATCTAATAAAG